A genomic segment from uncultured Erythrobacter sp. encodes:
- a CDS encoding pyruvate, water dikinase regulatory protein, whose protein sequence is MNRLNLHLVSDSTGETLEMIAKAALAQFDNPSVNRHFWPMVRSLQHLDRIVPDLAAHPGLVLYTLVNPETRKRLEEHCRHLGLPAVPVLDQVTAALEAQLGQEAHGRPGRQHMMDESYFKRVDAIQYTIAHDDGLAHEDWEEADILLVGVSRSSKTPTSIYLANRGYKVANIPLVVESPPPKALFGLRHPLVVGLTTSPERLVQIRRNRLLSLNEATETAYVDNDRVKAELQYARRMFGDNGWPVIDVTRRSIEETAAAIIRLAQERERKPASEGGVGKPI, encoded by the coding sequence ATGAACCGACTCAACCTCCACCTTGTATCGGATTCGACCGGCGAGACGCTGGAAATGATCGCCAAGGCGGCGCTTGCCCAGTTCGATAACCCGAGCGTGAACCGCCACTTCTGGCCGATGGTGCGCTCGTTGCAGCATCTCGACCGGATCGTGCCCGATCTCGCTGCGCATCCGGGGTTGGTGCTCTACACGCTGGTGAACCCCGAGACGAGGAAGCGGCTTGAGGAGCATTGCCGCCATCTCGGCCTGCCGGCCGTCCCGGTGCTTGATCAGGTGACGGCGGCGCTGGAGGCGCAGCTCGGGCAGGAGGCGCATGGCCGCCCCGGCCGTCAGCACATGATGGACGAGAGCTATTTCAAGCGCGTCGACGCGATCCAATACACCATCGCCCATGATGACGGGCTGGCGCATGAGGATTGGGAGGAGGCCGATATCCTGCTGGTGGGAGTCTCGCGCTCTTCAAAAACGCCGACTTCGATCTATCTGGCGAACCGGGGTTACAAGGTGGCGAACATCCCGCTGGTGGTCGAAAGTCCGCCGCCCAAGGCGCTGTTTGGCCTCAGGCACCCGCTGGTGGTGGGGCTGACGACCTCACCCGAACGGCTGGTGCAAATCCGCCGCAACCGCTTGTTATCGCTCAATGAAGCGACCGAGACCGCCTATGTCGACAATGACCGCGTGAAGGCCGAGCTGCAATATGCCCGGCGGATGTTCGGCGATAATGGTTGGCCGGTGATCGACGTCACCCGCCGCTCGATTGAAGAGACGGCGGCGGCGATCATCCGTCTGGCGCAGGAGCGCGAGCGCAAGCCTGCGAGCGAAGGCGGGGTGGGGAAGCCGATATGA
- the hemE gene encoding uroporphyrinogen decarboxylase — MPGPLLDTLKGVRQDVAPVWLMRQAGRYLPEYRELRAEKGGFLELVYDSEAAAEITVQPIRRFGFDGAILFSDILIVPHAMGQGLTFAAGEGPHLAPTLLEVGLDAFVPAFDRFEPVYETVRRTRAMIGPEVTMLGFAGSPWTVATYMIAGEGSKDQGPARLLAYRDPAHMQAIIDAIIDVSVTYLRGQIDAGAEAVQLFDSWAGSLAPDQFEKWVVAPNAAITAKLKETHADTPIIGFPKGSGAKLPAYARETGVDAVGLDETLDPAWAHASLPEGMPVQGNFDPLLLEAGGPAVAARVKTIIAAFEDRPHVFNLGHGIGQFTPISHVEELLAALRG; from the coding sequence ATGCCCGGTCCGCTTCTCGATACGCTCAAAGGTGTCCGTCAGGACGTTGCCCCCGTCTGGCTGATGCGCCAAGCCGGGCGCTATCTCCCTGAATATCGCGAACTTCGTGCCGAGAAGGGCGGGTTCCTCGAGCTGGTTTACGACAGCGAGGCTGCGGCCGAGATCACCGTGCAGCCGATCCGGCGCTTCGGGTTCGATGGCGCGATCCTGTTCTCCGATATCCTGATCGTCCCGCACGCGATGGGGCAGGGGCTGACCTTTGCTGCCGGTGAAGGCCCGCACCTTGCGCCCACGCTGCTGGAAGTCGGACTCGATGCGTTCGTCCCGGCATTCGATCGGTTCGAGCCGGTCTACGAAACCGTCCGCCGCACCCGCGCCATGATCGGCCCCGAAGTCACCATGCTCGGCTTTGCGGGGAGCCCCTGGACGGTCGCGACCTACATGATCGCGGGCGAAGGCTCCAAGGATCAGGGCCCGGCGCGGCTGCTCGCTTACCGTGATCCGGCGCATATGCAGGCGATCATCGATGCGATCATCGATGTGTCCGTCACCTACCTGCGCGGCCAGATCGATGCGGGCGCGGAGGCGGTGCAGCTGTTCGATTCCTGGGCGGGTAGCCTTGCGCCCGACCAGTTCGAAAAGTGGGTGGTGGCGCCGAATGCCGCGATCACGGCGAAGCTCAAGGAAACCCACGCCGATACCCCGATCATCGGTTTCCCCAAGGGTTCAGGCGCGAAGCTGCCTGCCTATGCGCGTGAGACGGGTGTGGATGCCGTTGGCCTCGACGAGACGCTCGATCCCGCCTGGGCCCATGCCAGCCTGCCGGAAGGGATGCCGGTGCAGGGCAACTTCGATCCGTTGCTGCTCGAAGCTGGCGGCCCGGCGGTCGCCGCGCGGGTCAAGACCATCATCGCCGCTTTCGAAGACCGTCCGCACGTTTTCAACCTCGGCCACGGGATCGGGCAATTCACGCCGATTTCGCATGTCGAGGAACTCCTCGCAGCGCTGAGAGGCTGA
- a CDS encoding CopD family protein, which translates to MQELISSIYLFLKSGHVIFMVFWLAGLFMLPRQCIYMLDHEPGSAGEAKWATRMGKLRKIILTPSMIIVWVLGLSMAYGGGWFSSGWLHAKLTLVLILTGYHGWLVGQTKKMARGERPLSEKTLRMIGEVPGLLLVLIVVLVYLKPF; encoded by the coding sequence ATGCAGGAGCTTATCTCGTCGATCTACCTGTTCCTGAAATCAGGGCACGTGATCTTCATGGTGTTCTGGCTCGCCGGGCTGTTCATGCTGCCGCGCCAGTGCATCTACATGCTCGATCACGAACCGGGCTCGGCAGGTGAGGCCAAGTGGGCGACCCGGATGGGCAAGCTGCGCAAAATCATCCTCACCCCCAGCATGATAATCGTCTGGGTGCTGGGGCTGAGCATGGCCTATGGCGGCGGCTGGTTCAGCTCGGGCTGGCTCCATGCCAAGCTGACGCTGGTGCTGATCCTGACCGGCTATCACGGCTGGCTGGTGGGTCAGACCAAGAAGATGGCCCGTGGGGAGCGTCCGCTCTCGGAAAAGACCCTGCGGATGATTGGCGAAGTGCCGGGGCTGCTGCTGGTACTGATCGTGGTGCTGGTCTACCTCAAGCCGTTCTGA
- the rho gene encoding transcription termination factor Rho: MHLKDLKRKTPAELVAMAEELGVEGASTMRRQDLLFSILRELAEDEEYEEKIMGIGTIEVLQDGFGFLRSPEANYLAGPDDIYVSPNQVRRWGLRTGDTVEGEIRAPREGERYFALTTLAKVNFDDPDAVRLRTNFDNLTPLYPDQKLNLDTLDPTVKDKSARVIDIIAPQGKGQRALIVAPPRTGKTVLLQNIAKAITDNHPEVFLIVLLVDERPEEVTDMQRSVKGEVISSTFDEPANRHVQVAEMVIEKAKRLVEHKHDVVILLDSITRLGRAYNTVVPSSGKVLTGGVDANALQRPKRFFGAARNIEEGGSLSIIATALIDTGSRMDEVIFEEFKGTGNSEIVLDRKVSDKRIFPALDVGKSGTRKEELLVQKDNLSKMWVLRRILMQMGTVDAMEFLLDKMKDSKTNEDFFATMNQ, from the coding sequence ATGCATCTTAAAGACCTCAAGCGAAAGACCCCGGCCGAGCTGGTCGCGATGGCGGAAGAACTCGGCGTTGAAGGCGCCTCGACTATGCGCCGCCAGGATCTGCTGTTCAGCATCCTGCGCGAACTGGCCGAGGACGAGGAATACGAAGAAAAGATCATGGGCATCGGCACCATCGAGGTGCTGCAAGACGGTTTCGGCTTCCTGCGCTCGCCCGAAGCGAATTACCTTGCTGGGCCGGACGATATCTATGTCTCTCCCAACCAAGTTCGCCGCTGGGGCCTGCGCACCGGCGATACGGTCGAAGGCGAAATCCGCGCACCGCGCGAAGGCGAGCGCTATTTCGCGCTGACCACGCTCGCCAAGGTCAATTTTGACGATCCTGACGCGGTCCGTCTGCGCACCAATTTCGATAACCTGACGCCGCTATACCCGGATCAGAAGCTCAACCTCGATACGCTCGATCCGACCGTGAAAGACAAGAGCGCCCGGGTGATCGATATCATCGCCCCGCAGGGCAAGGGCCAGCGTGCGCTGATCGTCGCTCCGCCGCGCACGGGTAAGACCGTGCTGCTCCAGAACATCGCCAAGGCGATCACCGACAACCACCCCGAGGTGTTCCTAATCGTCCTGCTGGTCGACGAACGCCCCGAGGAAGTCACCGATATGCAACGTTCGGTGAAGGGCGAGGTGATCTCCTCGACCTTCGATGAACCCGCCAACCGTCACGTCCAAGTCGCTGAAATGGTGATCGAAAAGGCCAAACGCTTGGTCGAGCACAAGCATGACGTGGTGATCCTGCTCGATTCGATCACCCGCCTCGGCCGCGCCTACAACACCGTGGTGCCGAGCTCGGGTAAGGTGCTGACCGGCGGTGTGGATGCCAACGCGCTCCAGCGCCCCAAGCGCTTCTTCGGTGCCGCCCGCAACATCGAGGAAGGCGGCAGCCTCTCGATCATCGCCACTGCGCTGATCGACACCGGCAGCCGCATGGACGAAGTCATCTTCGAAGAGTTCAAGGGCACCGGTAACTCGGAAATCGTCCTCGACCGCAAGGTTTCGGACAAGCGCATCTTCCCCGCGCTCGATGTCGGCAAGTCCGGCACCCGCAAGGAGGAACTGCTGGTCCAGAAGGACAACCTCAGCAAGATGTGGGTGCTGCGCCGCATCCTGATGCAGATGGGCACCGTAGATGCGATGGAATTCCTGCTCGACAAGATGAAGGATTCCAAGACCAACGAGGACTTCTTCGCCACGATGAATCAGTAG
- a CDS encoding BLUF domain-containing protein, with the protein MGIVLSQYLYISTAPTLPREEVDAILAASARNNPERGITGLLLFNGRNFLQLLEGEEGEVAGLMDTITADPRHSGVSVLDRRGIDARTCPDWAMKRVMIAESIESRRDMLERDLPEGLDPEVRKMIVNFAVLN; encoded by the coding sequence ATGGGAATCGTGCTTAGCCAGTATCTCTATATCAGCACCGCGCCGACCCTGCCGCGCGAGGAAGTCGACGCGATCCTCGCCGCCAGCGCGCGCAACAACCCGGAGCGCGGGATCACCGGGCTGCTGCTGTTCAACGGCCGCAATTTTCTCCAGCTGCTCGAAGGTGAGGAGGGCGAGGTTGCGGGTCTGATGGACACAATCACCGCCGACCCGCGCCACAGCGGCGTCTCGGTGCTTGATCGCCGCGGGATCGATGCCCGGACCTGCCCGGACTGGGCAATGAAACGGGTGATGATCGCGGAAAGCATTGAAAGTCGCCGCGACATGCTCGAGCGCGATCTGCCCGAGGGGCTGGACCCCGAAGTGCGCAAGATGATCGTCAATTTCGCGGTGCTGAATTAG
- a CDS encoding nuclear transport factor 2 family protein encodes MSEHAGLARWHDYMMGGSDPAVLFALLADDAVFHSPVVHTPQAGKAVVMAYLVAASHVLGNDSFHYVRELVDGDEMMLEFVTELDGIAINGVDIIRFNDAGQITDFKVMVRPLKAINKVWEMMATQLAAAKG; translated from the coding sequence ATGAGTGAGCACGCAGGCCTCGCCCGGTGGCACGACTACATGATGGGCGGCAGCGATCCTGCCGTCCTGTTTGCCCTGCTGGCGGATGACGCGGTGTTCCACTCCCCCGTGGTGCACACGCCGCAAGCCGGCAAGGCGGTGGTGATGGCCTATCTGGTCGCCGCCTCACACGTGCTGGGGAACGACAGCTTTCACTATGTCCGCGAGCTGGTCGACGGGGACGAGATGATGCTCGAATTCGTCACCGAGCTGGACGGCATCGCCATCAACGGGGTCGACATCATCCGCTTCAATGACGCGGGCCAGATCACGGATTTCAAAGTGATGGTGCGGCCGCTGAAAGCGATCAACAAGGTCTGGGAGATGATGGCAACGCAGCTCGCGGCCGCGAAGGGCTAA
- a CDS encoding dienelactone hydrolase family protein, producing MSLNATIPTLEADASFGAYVARPEGTPRAAIIVIQEIFGVNPGIRQKCDKLAAEGYLAVAPDLFWRLEPGVETDPDVAAEFQRALGMMGQFDQDAGIRDIEATIHHIRRTLGVSKVGCVGYCLGGRLAFMAAARTDIDASVSYYGVGIDGLLGEKHAIAHPVMLHIPTNDGFVPRETQAAMHAGLDDHPKVTLHDYEGLDHGFATETGQRRDEAAATLADSRTAAFFTEHLG from the coding sequence ATGAGCCTCAACGCAACCATCCCCACGCTGGAAGCCGATGCCAGCTTCGGCGCCTATGTCGCCCGCCCCGAAGGCACGCCGCGGGCTGCGATTATCGTCATTCAGGAGATCTTCGGGGTGAACCCCGGCATCCGGCAGAAGTGTGACAAGCTGGCCGCAGAAGGCTATCTCGCGGTCGCGCCGGATCTGTTCTGGCGGTTGGAACCGGGGGTCGAGACCGATCCCGATGTCGCGGCGGAATTCCAGCGCGCGCTGGGCATGATGGGCCAGTTCGATCAGGACGCCGGCATCCGCGATATCGAAGCGACGATCCACCACATCCGCCGCACGCTGGGCGTCAGCAAGGTCGGCTGCGTCGGATACTGCCTCGGCGGGCGGCTCGCATTCATGGCCGCCGCGCGCACCGATATCGACGCCAGCGTGAGCTATTACGGAGTCGGCATTGACGGACTGCTGGGCGAGAAGCACGCCATCGCCCACCCGGTGATGCTGCACATCCCCACCAATGACGGCTTTGTTCCACGTGAAACACAGGCCGCGATGCACGCCGGGCTGGACGATCACCCCAAGGTGACGCTGCACGATTACGAGGGGCTGGACCACGGCTTTGCCACCGAGACCGGCCAGCGCCGTGATGAAGCCGCCGCGACCCTCGCCGACAGCCGGACCGCGGCCTTCTTCACCGAGCATCTGGGATGA
- a CDS encoding DUF6489 family protein, producing the protein MKITIEVDCTPEEARSFMGLPDVSAANNVYVDNITKAMQGVSNPDQLQQYASALAPMGQVGLKLFQSFVESGMKAAQGGSGGAKGSD; encoded by the coding sequence ATGAAGATCACCATCGAAGTCGATTGCACCCCCGAAGAAGCGCGCAGCTTCATGGGCCTGCCTGACGTGTCAGCAGCCAACAACGTCTATGTCGACAACATCACCAAGGCGATGCAGGGCGTCTCCAATCCTGACCAGTTGCAGCAATATGCCTCTGCCCTGGCGCCCATGGGGCAGGTGGGGCTGAAGCTGTTCCAGAGCTTTGTCGAAAGCGGGATGAAGGCAGCCCAAGGCGGATCAGGCGGGGCGAAGGGCTCCGACTAG
- the mnmE gene encoding tRNA uridine-5-carboxymethylaminomethyl(34) synthesis GTPase MnmE, translated as MSFTPTIFALSSGAPPAGVGVIRVSGPQAGAALQALAGRVPAQRRASLAKLRDGTGALLDEALVLWFPGPNSATGEDLAEFHCHGGRAVIAAVEAALAALPGLRRAEPGEFTRRAFANGCIDLAEAEGLGDLLAAETELQRAAALANLGGALSRQVESWRERVLVLSAEVEGVLDFSDEEDSADLPECFTWNIGALAMEIDQWLTRPRSERLGEGFRVVLAGPPNAGKSTLFNALVDSEAAITSPIAGTTRDVIERSVAIAGVPFTFVDTAGLREVELGAGTDQIEAIGIDRAKHELLRADLVLWLGAEGEGPDGAWEVAAQADRAGFVPKDAALFTLSATTGEGLSNLKTALVATAREALPKPGETALNARQHARLSEAGEALAAAKHLADPLLVAEELRRARVAFDRLIGRATTEDMLDTLFGRFCIGK; from the coding sequence ATGAGTTTCACTCCGACAATCTTCGCGCTGTCGAGCGGCGCGCCGCCTGCGGGTGTGGGCGTGATCCGCGTGTCCGGGCCTCAGGCCGGTGCCGCCTTGCAGGCCTTGGCCGGCAGGGTGCCCGCGCAGCGGCGGGCCTCGCTCGCGAAGCTGCGGGACGGGACGGGCGCCTTGCTGGATGAGGCGCTGGTGCTGTGGTTTCCCGGTCCGAACAGCGCGACTGGCGAAGATTTGGCCGAATTCCACTGCCACGGCGGCCGCGCGGTGATTGCTGCGGTGGAGGCAGCGCTGGCGGCGCTCCCGGGCCTGCGCCGCGCCGAACCGGGCGAATTCACCCGCCGCGCTTTTGCCAATGGCTGCATCGACTTGGCCGAGGCTGAAGGGCTTGGCGATCTGCTGGCCGCTGAGACCGAGTTGCAACGCGCTGCTGCTTTGGCGAACCTTGGGGGGGCGCTTTCCCGACAAGTGGAAAGCTGGCGGGAACGGGTGCTGGTCCTGTCAGCCGAAGTCGAAGGCGTGCTGGATTTTTCGGACGAGGAGGACTCTGCCGATCTGCCGGAATGTTTCACGTGGAACATTGGCGCGCTGGCGATGGAGATTGACCAATGGCTCACGCGTCCACGCTCCGAACGGTTGGGGGAGGGGTTCCGCGTGGTGCTCGCTGGGCCGCCCAACGCCGGGAAATCGACTTTATTCAATGCCTTGGTTGACAGCGAGGCAGCGATTACCTCGCCCATCGCCGGGACAACCCGCGATGTGATCGAACGCTCGGTCGCGATTGCTGGCGTGCCGTTCACATTTGTCGATACGGCGGGCCTGCGTGAGGTCGAGCTGGGCGCTGGGACTGACCAGATTGAGGCAATCGGCATCGACCGGGCCAAGCACGAATTGCTGCGCGCCGACCTGGTGCTGTGGCTTGGGGCTGAGGGTGAGGGCCCTGATGGTGCCTGGGAAGTTGCAGCCCAAGCCGACCGCGCGGGCTTTGTTCCGAAGGACGCGGCGCTGTTCACCCTATCGGCGACCACCGGGGAGGGGCTGTCCAACCTCAAGACTGCCTTGGTGGCGACGGCACGCGAGGCTCTCCCCAAGCCAGGCGAAACTGCGCTCAACGCGCGCCAGCACGCGCGGCTGAGTGAGGCGGGCGAGGCGCTGGCGGCGGCAAAGCACCTCGCCGATCCGCTCCTGGTTGCCGAGGAGCTACGCCGCGCGCGGGTGGCGTTTGATCGGCTGATCGGGCGGGCGACAACCGAGGATATGCTCGACACCCTGTTCGGGCGCTTCTGCATCGGCAAGTGA
- the mnmG gene encoding tRNA uridine-5-carboxymethylaminomethyl(34) synthesis enzyme MnmG, with protein sequence MHSFDVLVIGGGHAGVEAACAAARMGARTALVSFDLNAIGAMSCNPAIGGLGKGHLVREVDALDGVIGRAADAGAIHYRMLNRSKGSAVWGPRVQADRVRFKAAVQGIVNAQDNLTFVQGEAAALVLEGGTVAGLELADGTILSASRVVLCTGTFLGGVLFRGEERYEGGRIGENAAKRLAAQLRGADLPMARLKTGTPPRLDGRTINWAVLEEQPSDGEAWTMSALTPRRVNPEVFCAITRTTQAGHDAIRANLHRSPLFSGAIAAAGPRYCPSIEDKIHRFGDREGHQVFLEPEGLDTHMVYPNGISTSLPTDVQETVVRTMPGCERVVIVQPGYAVEYDHIDPRALTPDLQLRAIPGLYCAGQINGTTGYEEAAAQGLVAGLEAAAAALGKQAPRLDRANSYIAVMVDDLTLQGVSEPYRMLTARAEYRLRLRANNAATRLTGLGVEAGCIGKERRQWWERREATREMFHVKHSQKVHARELADLGLSVRRDQGERSLAEWLRYDGVTPEALAPWLGEVTALDPFLAEEMAEDAAYAPYLARQDAELRDLRASEALPLASDFPYGEVPGLSNEMVERLAKAAPGTLAAAGRVPGVTPAALSALLVHARRVANGQRAA encoded by the coding sequence ATGCATTCCTTCGATGTCCTCGTCATCGGCGGCGGTCACGCCGGGGTTGAGGCTGCCTGCGCGGCGGCCCGCATGGGTGCGCGCACCGCTTTGGTGAGCTTCGACCTCAATGCCATCGGCGCGATGAGCTGCAATCCGGCGATTGGCGGGTTGGGCAAGGGCCATCTGGTGCGCGAGGTCGACGCGCTCGATGGGGTGATCGGCCGCGCGGCGGATGCGGGTGCGATTCATTACCGGATGCTCAACCGCTCCAAGGGCAGCGCTGTCTGGGGCCCGCGCGTGCAGGCTGACCGGGTGCGGTTCAAGGCGGCGGTGCAGGGCATCGTAAATGCGCAGGACAACCTGACGTTTGTACAGGGCGAAGCCGCCGCGCTGGTGCTGGAAGGCGGCACGGTCGCCGGGTTGGAGCTGGCCGACGGCACGATCCTCAGTGCCTCGCGCGTGGTGCTGTGCACCGGCACCTTCCTCGGCGGAGTGCTGTTCCGCGGTGAGGAGCGCTATGAAGGTGGCCGCATTGGTGAGAACGCGGCCAAGCGCCTCGCCGCACAATTGCGCGGCGCCGATCTGCCGATGGCACGGCTCAAGACCGGCACGCCGCCGCGTCTGGATGGCCGGACGATCAATTGGGCGGTGCTGGAAGAGCAACCCTCGGACGGTGAGGCCTGGACGATGTCCGCGCTCACTCCGCGCCGGGTCAATCCCGAGGTGTTCTGCGCGATTACCCGCACCACACAGGCGGGCCATGATGCGATCCGCGCCAACCTCCATCGCTCACCGCTGTTCTCCGGCGCGATTGCGGCGGCGGGGCCGCGTTACTGCCCTTCGATTGAGGACAAGATCCACCGCTTTGGCGACCGTGAAGGCCATCAGGTGTTCCTTGAGCCCGAGGGGCTGGACACCCACATGGTCTATCCCAACGGCATCAGCACTTCGCTCCCGACCGATGTGCAGGAGACCGTGGTGCGCACGATGCCGGGTTGCGAGCGGGTGGTGATCGTTCAGCCGGGTTATGCGGTTGAGTATGACCACATTGATCCGCGCGCGCTGACACCCGATTTGCAGCTGCGCGCGATCCCCGGGCTTTACTGCGCGGGGCAGATCAATGGCACCACGGGGTACGAGGAGGCCGCCGCACAGGGCCTTGTTGCGGGGCTAGAGGCGGCTGCGGCCGCTCTTGGCAAGCAGGCACCCCGGCTTGATCGCGCCAATTCCTATATTGCCGTGATGGTCGATGATCTGACCTTGCAGGGCGTGTCCGAACCCTACCGGATGCTCACCGCCCGCGCCGAATACCGCCTGCGCCTGCGCGCCAATAACGCCGCGACCCGCCTTACTGGGCTGGGCGTCGAGGCGGGCTGCATCGGCAAAGAGCGCCGCCAGTGGTGGGAACGCCGCGAAGCGACCCGCGAAATGTTTCACGTGAAACATTCGCAGAAGGTCCACGCCCGCGAACTCGCCGATCTCGGCCTTTCGGTACGCCGTGATCAGGGTGAAAGGTCGCTCGCCGAATGGCTCCGCTATGACGGTGTCACGCCCGAAGCGCTTGCACCGTGGCTGGGTGAGGTGACGGCGCTTGATCCGTTTCTGGCCGAGGAAATGGCGGAAGATGCCGCTTACGCGCCGTACCTCGCGCGGCAGGACGCCGAATTGCGCGACTTGCGCGCCAGCGAGGCACTGCCGCTCGCGTCTGACTTCCCCTATGGCGAAGTGCCCGGTCTTTCCAATGAGATGGTCGAACGACTGGCCAAAGCCGCCCCTGGAACACTGGCGGCTGCGGGGCGCGTGCCGGGAGTGACACCGGCTGCGCTCTCTGCGCTGCTCGTACACGCCCGCCGCGTCGCCAATGGGCAGCGCGCTGCATGA
- the rsmG gene encoding 16S rRNA (guanine(527)-N(7))-methyltransferase RsmG → MITNETEARNYVAGLTDAEGMARIDAFAALVLEENQRQNLIAKATELHLWQRHIADSAQLLENVSRETLGPNVQGPWLDLGSGPGFPGIVIAALCPNMPVVLVESRARRVEFLERVIVALNLPKCRVEGQRLERVTPFPARAISARAFAPLPKLVELSAPFSTRATAYVLPKGRSAAQELETLKPSIRAMFHVKHSLTDPDAGIIVKA, encoded by the coding sequence ATGATTACTAACGAGACTGAAGCCCGAAACTATGTCGCAGGCTTGACCGATGCCGAGGGCATGGCGCGGATCGACGCCTTCGCCGCCTTGGTGCTGGAGGAGAACCAGCGCCAGAACTTGATCGCCAAGGCGACCGAGCTGCACCTGTGGCAAAGGCACATCGCCGACTCCGCGCAGCTGCTCGAAAATGTTTCACGTGAAACATTGGGACCAAATGTGCAGGGCCCGTGGCTTGATCTCGGCAGCGGACCGGGTTTCCCCGGCATCGTGATCGCCGCTCTATGCCCCAATATGCCGGTAGTGCTGGTCGAATCCCGCGCGCGGCGGGTCGAATTCCTCGAAAGAGTGATCGTGGCGCTCAATCTGCCCAAATGCCGCGTCGAAGGTCAGCGGTTGGAACGGGTTACGCCCTTTCCCGCCCGCGCCATTTCGGCACGGGCGTTTGCGCCGTTGCCCAAACTTGTCGAGCTATCCGCACCCTTCTCCACAAGGGCCACCGCCTATGTCTTGCCCAAGGGGCGCTCGGCGGCGCAGGAGTTAGAGACGCTCAAGCCTTCGATTCGAGCAATGTTTCACGTGAAACATTCCTTGACCGATCCCGACGCGGGAATCATTGTGAAGGCCTGA
- a CDS encoding AAA family ATPase → MFVIAIANQKGGVGKTTTAINIATAMAATGWRTLLIDLDPQGNASTGLGVRAESREVSSYDLLVDEVPLASAIVPTSIPRLDLIPATVDLSGAEIELVAVEGRTHRLDKALANHAAHDICFIDCPPSLGLLTLNALCAADTLLVPLQCEFFALEGLSQLLQTVDQIQQRFNPDLGIIGVALTMYDRRNRLTDQVSDDVRDCLGKLVFETVIPRNVRLSEAPSHGLPALIYDQHCTGSRAYMALARELIGRFPAERQAA, encoded by the coding sequence ATGTTCGTAATCGCGATTGCCAACCAGAAGGGCGGAGTGGGCAAGACCACCACCGCGATCAACATCGCCACGGCGATGGCGGCGACCGGGTGGCGCACGCTGCTGATCGACCTCGATCCGCAGGGTAACGCCTCGACCGGGCTGGGTGTTCGGGCCGAATCGCGCGAAGTCTCGAGCTATGACCTGTTGGTGGACGAAGTGCCACTCGCCAGCGCGATCGTCCCCACCAGCATTCCGCGCCTCGATCTCATCCCGGCGACGGTTGACCTGTCCGGTGCCGAGATTGAGCTCGTTGCGGTTGAGGGGCGCACGCACCGTCTGGACAAGGCGCTGGCGAACCATGCGGCGCATGACATCTGCTTCATCGATTGCCCGCCGTCGCTGGGCCTGCTGACGCTCAACGCATTATGCGCGGCTGATACGCTGCTGGTGCCGCTGCAATGCGAGTTTTTCGCGCTGGAGGGGCTCAGTCAGCTGCTTCAGACCGTCGATCAGATTCAGCAGCGCTTCAATCCCGATCTCGGCATTATCGGCGTGGCGTTGACGATGTATGATCGGCGCAATCGCCTGACCGATCAGGTATCTGACGACGTGCGAGATTGCCTGGGCAAGCTGGTGTTCGAGACCGTAATCCCGCGCAATGTGCGCCTCTCCGAAGCGCCGAGCCACGGGCTTCCCGCGCTGATTTATGACCAGCATTGCACCGGCAGCCGCGCCTATATGGCGTTGGCGCGCGAATTGATCGGGCGATTTCCCGCAGAAAGACAAGCCGCATGA